The Eleginops maclovinus isolate JMC-PN-2008 ecotype Puerto Natales chromosome 3, JC_Emac_rtc_rv5, whole genome shotgun sequence genome includes a region encoding these proteins:
- the LOC134861283 gene encoding uncharacterized protein LOC134861283, giving the protein MTDITMIPYWKTLCCVLLLALMGAPGVEAWPEISWPGQVTAGSSKTFTCSSPCNPDCVFTWYFKGRTINGSSFSWTPDGQDNTVELKCNVLNPRTGARSIISIVDIRNPVSVQIFPPNNVPTLNRTLVLLCHRAPPGDFSGPSQLADPVVWYKDGQKMTPHEQKINNVMLHFDSLLPSDAGFYMCEITVHQTRVFSRGYLLSFDAWNVSISGPDIVFPGRLSEFTCLTSCSLNVDCTVRWEFRQGFPIGTYFSVNQNKLKWTPSMPGTFQKFTCVAENAAAGRSAEDTKMVEVKGIPLSGSEALQLSGPFTMMLSLGLLLLSGS; this is encoded by the exons ATGACAGACATTACCATGATCCCCTACTGGAAGACCCTTTGCTGTGTTTTGCTGTTGGCGCTGATGG GTGCTCCAGGTGTGGAGGCATGGCCGGAGATCTCCTGGCCCGGGCAGGTGACGGCTGGTTCCAGTAAGACGttcacctgctcctctccctgcaACCCGGACTGCGTCTTCACCTGGTACTTTAAGGGTCGCACGATCAACGGGAGCTCGTTTTCGTGGACTCCTGACGGGCAGGACAACACGGTGGAGTTAAAGTGCAACGTGCTCAATCCACGAACAGGAGCCCGCAGCATCATCTCCATAGTAGACATCAGGA ATCCAGTGTCTGTGCAAATCTTCCCTCCAAACAATGTCCCAACTCTAAACCGGACCCTGGTTCTGCTGTGCCATCGTGCTCCACCTGGTGACTTCTCGGGCCCATCGCAGCTGGCGGACCCGGTGGTGTGGTACAAAGACGGGCAGAAAATGACTCCAcatgaacagaaaataaacaacgtCATGCTTCACTTTGACTCGCTGCTGCCTTCTGATGCTGGATTCTACATGTGCGAGATTACGGTTCACCAGACAAGAGTTTTCAGCCGGGGTTATCTGCTCAGCT TCGATGCGTGGAACGTCAGCATCAGCGGACCTGACATCGTGTTTCCAGGCAGATTGAGTGAATTCACCTGCTTGACGAGCTGCTCCTTAAACGTGGACTGTACGGTCAGATGGGAGTTCAGGCAGGGTTTTCCCATTGGTACCTACTTCTCAGTGAATCAGAATAAGCTCAAGTGGACTCCCTCAATGCCCGGTACCTTCCAGAAATTCACCTGTGTTGCAGAAAATGCAGCTGCTGGTCGCTCGGCTGAGGACACCAAGATGGTAGAAGTTAAAG GTATTCCTCTCTCTGGATCAGAGGCGCTGCAGCTCAGTGGACCTTTTACAATGATGCTGAGCCTgggactgctgctgctctctggttcataa